One Gossypium raimondii isolate GPD5lz chromosome 3, ASM2569854v1, whole genome shotgun sequence genomic window carries:
- the LOC105795402 gene encoding proteasome subunit alpha type-7 encodes MARYDRAITVFSPDGHLFQVEYALEAVRKGNAAVGVRGTDIVVLGVEKKSAVKLQDSRSVRKIVSLDDHIALACAGLKADARVLINRARIECQSHRLTVEDPVTVEYITRYIAGLQQKYTQSGGVRPFGLSTLIVGFDPYTSVPSLYQTDPSGTFSAWKANATGRNSNSMREFLEKNYKETSGHETIKLAIRALLEVVESGGKNIEVATMTKEHGLRQLEESEIDAIVAEIEAEKAAAEAAKKDLASPKET; translated from the exons ATGGCGAGATATGATCGAGCAATTACTGTTTTCTCCCCCGATGGTCATTTATTCCAAGTGGAGTACGCTCTTGAAGCCGTCCGTAAAGGTAACGCTGCCGTCGGAGTTCGCGGCACTGATATCGTCGTCCTCGGTGTCGAGAAAAAATCCGCCGTCAAGCTCCAAGATTCCAG AAGTGTTAGAAAGATTGTGTCTTTGGATGATCACATTGCTCTGGCTTGCGCGGGTTTAAAAGCCGATGCTCGAGTCTTGATCAATAGGGCTCGAATCGAATGTCAAAGTCATAGGCTTACAGTTGAGGATCCCGTAACTGTCGAATATATAACACGATACATTGCCGGTTTGCAACAGAAGTATACGCAAAGCGGCGGTGTTAGACCGTTTGGTCTCTCGACGTTGATCGTTGGCTTTGATCCCTATACTAGCGTTCCTTCTCTTTACCAGACCGATCCATCCGGAACATTTTCGGCTTGGAAGGCTAATGCAACTGGGAGAAACTCCAATTCGATGAGGGAGTTTCTCgagaaaaattataaagaaactTCCGGACATGAAACGATCAAGTTAGCGATCCGTGCTTTGCTCGAA GTCGTCGAAAGCGGGGGAAAGAACATCGAAGTTGCCACAATGACGAAAGAGCATGGACTGCGGCAACTAGAAGAATCCGAAATCGATGCCATTGTTGCCGAGATCGAAGCGGAGAAAGCAGCTGCGGAGGCTGCAAAGAAGGACCTGGCCTCCCCTAAAGAAACCTAG
- the LOC105795403 gene encoding MYB-like transcription factor 4, translating into MGRSPCCEKAHTNKGAWTKEEDDRLIAYIRAHGEGCWRSLPKAAGLLRCGKSCRLRWINYLRPDLKRGNFTEDEDELIIKLHSLLGNKWSLIAARLPGRTDNEIKNYWNTHIRRKLLNRGVDPLTHKQLNESTARHVANAICCNGVNYEGNKEDSNYDIKNPNEYIHKDDDDEMKKIPDLNLDLRISPPTEPIMSSSMNKSKSKSKNNGNGYDFLGLESGFLDFRSLEMK; encoded by the exons ATGGGAAGGTCTCCATGTTGTGAGAAAGCTCATACAAACAAAGGTGCATGGaccaaagaagaagatgatCGCCTCATCGCTTATATCCGAGCCCACGGCGAGGGTTGTTGGCGTTCCCTTCCTAAAGCCGCTGGCCTCCTTCGTTGCGGAAAAAGCTGTCGGCTTCGGTGGATCAACTATTTAAGACCTGACCTTAAACGAGGCAATTTCACTGAGGATGAAGATGAACTCATTATCAAGCTTCATAGCCTTCTTGGTAATAA gtGGTCACTTATAGCTGCGAGATTACCAGGACGAACAGATAACGAGATAAAGAACTACTGGAACACACATATAAGAAGGAAGCTATTGAACCGAGGGGTCGATCCCTTGACTCATAAGCAACTCAATGAAAGCACTGCACGTCATGTTGCAAATGCAATATGTTGCAATGGCGTTAATTATGAAGGTAACAAAGAAGACAGCAATTATGATATTAAAAACCCTAATGAATACATCcacaaagatgatgatgatgagatgAAGAAAATCCCAGACTTGAATTTGGACTTGAGAATCAGTCCCCCAACAGAGCCAATCATGAGCAGTAGCATGAACAAAAGCAAGAGCAAGAGCAAGAACAATGGTAATGGTTATGATTTCTTGGGGTTGGAATCTGGTTTCCTGGATTTTAGAAGTTTGGAAATGAAATAA
- the LOC105795404 gene encoding L-ascorbate peroxidase 3 — protein sequence MAFPVVDTEYLKEIDKARRDLRAFIALKNCAPIMLRLAWHDAGTYDVSTKTGGPNGSIRNEEEFTHGANSGLKIAIDFCEEVKAKHPKITYADLYQLAGVVAVEVTGGPTIDFVPGRKDSNICPREGRLPDAKRGAPHLRDIFYRMGLSDKDIVALSGGHTLGRAHPERSGFDGPWTNEPLKFDNSYFVELLKGESEGLLKLPTDKALFDDPEFRKYVELYAKDEDAFFRDYAESHKKLSELGFTPTSARSKVMVKDSTVLAQGAVGVAVAAAVVILSYFYEVRKRMK from the exons ATGGCGTTTCCAGTAGTCGATACCGAGTATCTCAAGGAGATCGATAAAGCTCGTCGAGACCTTCGCGCTTTCATCGCCTTGAAGAATTGCGCTCCTATCATGCTTCGCTTAGc gtGGCACGATGCTGGGACGTATGATGTGAGTACTAAAACCGGAGGTCCAAATGGCTCTATAAGGAATGAAGAAGAGTTCACTCATGGCGCCAATAGCGGCTTGAAAATCGCTATTGATTTTTGTG AGGAAGTGAAGGCTAAACATCCTAAAATTACGTATGCTGACCTATACCAG ctTGCTGGTGTTGTTGCTGTTGAAGTCACTGGAGGTCCTACCATTGACTTTGTACCTGGAAGAAAG GATTCAAACATTTGCCCCAGGGAAGGCCGACTTCCAGATGCTAAAAGAG GTGCACCTCATCTGAGGGACATCTTCTATCGAATGGGTCTTTCTGACAAAGATATTGTGGCATTATCTGGGGGTCACACActg GGAAGGGCTCATCCTGAGAGATCAGGTTTTGATGGCCCTTGGACCAATGAACCCCTGAAGTTCGACAACTCTTACTTTGT GGAGCTGCTAAAAGGGGAATCAGAAGGGCTTTTGAAACTTCCAACAGACAAGGCTTTGTTTGATGACCCTGAGTTCCGCAAGTATGTAGAGCTCTATGCCAAG GATGAGGATGCGTTCTTCAGAGATTATGCCGAATCTCATAAGAAACTTTCGGAACTCGGGTTTACTCCCACTTCAGCTCGCTCCAAGGTAATGGTGAAGGACAGCACTGTATTGGCACAGGGTGCCGTGGGGGTTGCTGTTGCCGCCGCAGTGGTGATCCTAAGCTACTTTTACGAGGTCCGCAAAAGAATGAAGTGA
- the LOC105795405 gene encoding basic leucine zipper 23 gives MDDGELDFSNQEVFSGNNMGDIPSSCSMDSFFDELLNDSHACTHTHTCNPPGPDNSHTHTCFHVHTKIVPASTEDKASIDDTAGSREKSKKRPLGNREAVRKYREKVKARAASLEDEVMRLRAVNQQLLKRLQGQAALEAEVARLKCLLVDIRGRIEGEIGSFPYQKSATAVNGMNMPGAYVMNPCHVQCNDQMYCLHPGVEGRTGEDAALHGQGFNGCDFDNVQCLADYNSGAKELSTGGVGSGGSNGNSSGTKRRKGVRPATAG, from the coding sequence ATGGACGACGGGGAGCTTGATTTTTCGAACCAGGAAGTCTTTTCCGGGAATAACATGGGTGATATCCCAAGCAGTTGTTCAATGGACAGTTTTTTCGATGAATTGCTCAATGATTCTCATGCTTGTACCCATACACACACTTGTAACCCGCCTGGACCGGATAACTCTCATACACACACTTGTTTCCATGTCCATACCAAAATTGTGCCTGCCTCTACTGAAGATAAGGCTTCAATCGATGACACTGCTGGTTCTAGGGAGAAATCGAAGAAACGACCTCTGGGGAATCGAGAAGCTGTGAGGAAGTATAGGGAAAAGGTTAAGGCACGAGCCGCATCGTTGGAGGATGAGGTTATGAGATTGAGAGCAGTGAACCAGCAGCTGTTGAAGAGATTGCAGGGTCAAGCTGCATTGGAGGCTGAGGTTGCAAGGCTTAAGTGTTTGCTCGTGGATATCCGAGGGAGAATAGAAGGGGAGATCGGTTCTTTTCCATATCAGAAATCGGCAACTGCTGTTAATGGTATGAACATGCCTGGTGCTTATGTGATGAATCCCTGCCATGTGCAATGCAATGATCAGATGTATTGCCTTCATCCTGGAGTCGAAGGGAGAACGGGAGAAGATGCGGCGCTGCATGGACAGGGATTTAATGGGTGTGACTTCGACAATGTTCAGTGTTTGGCAGACTATAACTCCGGAGCAAAGGAGCTTTCTACAGGTGGGGTTGGAAGTGGCGGGTCCAACGGCAATTCTTCTGGCACTAAAAGGAGGAAAG